The stretch of DNA TCGATGATATATTTTGGACAGGAAACCGGCGAATTAAGTCTTGCGCAGGTGGTTATGCTCACTGTAATTCCTAATAATCCCAATGCGCTGCGGCCTGGCAAAAGTTATGACAAGCTGAAAGCAAGAAGAAATTTTTGGCTTTCAAAAATGGCAGAAGAAGGCTTGTTTGAAAAAGCAGATACAGATGATGCCATTGCAGAGCCTTTCGACAGACAGAGGTTTGCCATTCCGGCTAATGCACCTCATCTTTCGTATCGGTTAAAAAATGTGGTTTCAGGTAAAAATGGTGTAATGACCACCATTCAGCCTGAATTGCAGAATAAGGTTGAAAATCTGGTAAGCAATCACGTCAGGCTTTTGCGCTCAATGCAAATTACCAATGCCGCTGTGCTGGTTGTAAATAATCATACACTTGAAGTGGAGGCCTATGTTGGTTCAGCCGGTTTTTATGATGATTTGTATCAGGGGCAGGTTGATGGTATCTCAGCGTTGCGCTCGCCTGGCTCCACCTTAAAACCTTTGCTGTATGCATTGGCTTTTGACAGGGGATTGATTACGCCCAGGACAGTAGTAACTGATGTTCCTTCCAATTTTAATGGTTATCGTCCCGAGAACTATGATGAAACCTATCGTGGAAAAATTACCATCGAACAGGCCCTGGCGCTTTCGTTAAATGTACCCGCAGTAAATCTGCTCGACAGAATGGGCAATGAGCCTTTTTTGGATGCGCTCTCAAAGTCTGATTTCAAATGGATTACCCGTAACCGTCAAAAACTGGGCTTGTCGGTAATACTCGGAGGGTGTGGTACTACTCTTCAGGAGCTTACGGCCTTGTTTGCATCGTTTGCCAACAAAGGAGTATATCATCCTTTAAAATTTATCAAAAGTGAAAAAGCTTCTTTTTCCGATACATTGTGCTCACAGGGAGCTGCTTATATGATTTCGCAGATTTTAACCGGCCTGAAACGCCCTGACTTGCCTCAACAATACACACAATCAGCAGATTTGCCTCAGATTGCCTGGAAAACAGGCACTTCCTATGGCAGGCGCGACGGATGGGCTATAGGTTATAACCGCGATTATACAGTGGGCGTTTGGACCGGTAATTTTCGTGGAAATGGTATACCTGAGCTCAATGGTACCGATTGTGCAGTACCACTCTTGTTTAATATCTTCAGAGCTATTAGCCCTCAAAACAAGTCAGACTGGTTTGTGCCGCCTGCCAGTCTGGATTTCAGGCTGGTGTGTTCCGAAACCGGAATGCCTCCCGATACCTTTTGCCATCAGTTGGTTATGGATTACTTTTTGCCGGGTATTTCTCCTTCAGTCAGGTGTAATCATTTGCAAAAGCAATTTGTTAATTCATCAAATACCATGAGCTATTGCCGAGCGTGCCTTCCTGAAAAAGGATATAAAGAGGTTTTATACCCGACTTATCCTGCTGATTTAATCTCATGGTATAACGAAATGCAGATTCCCTATAAAGTTGTACCTGCTCATAATCCTGATTGTCCGTCGGTTAAAAACGGAGGTGCGCCGACAATTACTTCACTGACTGACGGAGCTGAATATTTACTGATTTACGGCCGCCATCAGCAGCTTATGCTAACCTGCAATGCTGAAAATGGAGTGAACAAGGTATACTGGTATCTCAATGATAAGTTTTTTCAATCGGCCAACCCTTCTGAAAAGGTGTTTTTTACGCCCGATGCTGGTCATTATAAAATCAGTTGTTCTGATGATCGTGGTCGTAACAGCGATCTGTTTATCAAGGTTACTTTTATCTGACTTTCTTCAGGCTTTCGCGGCTAAAATCTAAATGACCGAACGGATTAAACGCAGCGTATTTTCAACAATTCTTGATTTATAGAGTAAATCGGGCTGCACCAGCTGGTTATTAATCGTGCAGAAGTTATATTTTTATGGTGCAGTCAGTCAAAGTACTCAAATCCTTCCTGTTTTACTCTTATCTTTGCACCTCTCTAACAATAAGAATTTTAAATTTATGGCATTAAAATGCGGCATTATCGGGTTGACTAATATTGGTAAAACAACCCTTTTTAACTGTATCTCCAACACCAAAGGGCAAACTTCCAACTTTGCATACAGTACAAATAAATCGAATCTCGGACAAATTATTGTTCCTGACGACAGATTGTATGAAATTGATAAACTGATTAAATCAGCCAGAATTGTTCCTGTAACTGTTGAAATAGTTGATATTCCAGGGTTGGCCAAAGGAGCTAGCCAGGGAGAAGGCGTGGGAAATAAATTTCTTGCCGATATCCAGCAAACCGATGCCATTATACATGTATTGCGTTGTTTTGATGACGAAAACCTTCCACATGTGGAAGGCTCCATCAATCCTGTGCGCGATCGTGAAATTGTAGATCTTGAGTTGCAGATTCGCGACCTCGATTTAGTCGAACGTAAAATCCTTCGACTCGAAAAGGCCGCTAAAACCGGCGATAAAGATGCCAAACATGGTGTTGAAGTGCTGACTGCCGTGAAAGAACATCTTGAAAGTTTTCAATCGGTTCGTTTGCTTGAAATTGATGATGCCGATCGCCGGTTTATTGACGATATGTACTTGCTTACCGATAAACCGGTTATTTATGTATGTAATGTTGATGATGCCTCTGCCGTGAGCGGAAATAAATATGTTGACCAGTTTAAGGAAGCTGTAAAAGAAGAAAATTCAGAAGTATTGGTGGTGGCAGGTGCGCTTGAAGCTGAAATTGCTGAACTCGAAAGCCCTGAAGATCGTAAGGTGTTTCTGGAAGATGCTGGCCTTACTGAGCCCGGTGTTAATCGCCTGGTGCGTTCAGCGTATAGCATTCTTAACCTGATGTCATTTTTTACTGCCGGACCAATGGAAGTACGTGCCTGGACTATAAAAAAAGGGATGACAGCTCCGCAGGCTGCAGGTGTAATTCACAGCGATCTGGAGCGTGGCTTCATTCGTGCTGAAGTAATGAAATACAAGGATTTTATTGAACTTAAATCAGAGCATGCCTGCCGTACTGCCGGAAAACTATTTGTTGAAGGTAAAAGCTATGTGGTTGAAGATGGGGATATTATGCATATAAGATTTAATGTTTAACATGGGGCCTTTTGATGGGTCAGTTTCTTGATAACTAACCAAGCAGCCTGGGATTTCATAATCTCAGGCTGTTTGGTTTTACTGGCTTGTTATGAAAATTAAAAATACAGGGGATGAAACTTAACGCCCTTTTTCCCGAATTCAAGTGCAGGCAGGGGAAATTTTAATATTCCCAGGTATTTCAGAAAAAGATTGACAGTGGCTGATGAAGTTTTGATTCTTGAAAGATCAATGTCAGGAGCCAGATAATACTGCCGGCGTCTGTCGAAATAGGGCAGGGGAACACCGTCTGCTTCAGCAGGATTTGAATTTCCGCCGGTAAGTCCATCCACTCCGTAGCCTGCAGCAAAGTTCAGCCATTTGGGGAAGCGTGAATCTTTTTTCAAAAATGAATGAATATTACACGATAGCCAGTAAGTCTGGCCATTATAGTCTTTTATCAGGCTTTCGGCATGATTGTGTCCGAGTTGCTCAGGACGGAATTCGGCAAACTTTGTAGGATGTGCCGACCATTTTATCTGGATTCGTTGCTCATCCCAAAGCAGTTGCTGACTTATAAATGCAGCAGAGCCAAACGTATTGGCCAGCAAATCACCGGGCGAAGCGCCCCATTCCTTCGAAAATCCATCCAGAATTTCGATTACTGTCAGGTACATAAATCCCAGACTACCACCATACCACGCTGATTTTCTTTTGCTCAGACCGGCCCATCTGAGTGTTTCATAACCCGCCATTCCCACATTATAGGCCGTAGTGGCATGTCCGATCTTGTCAATTTGCAGCCATTCACGGTTATCATTGATAAAATGAAACCCTGATTGTGGATAATTTTTATACCAGATTTGATAAAGTCCTGTCATGGAACCGGCATAAATGACGGAGCCTCCGATAATCAGCATTTTTAAACGATTGTGGTTAAGCTGATCAGGCTTCATGGTATCTTGCGCCTGAAACGAAGATTGATGTTGAGCGAAGGATAAAAATGGATAAATACTTAAACAAAAAAGGAGCAGCAGGCAAAATCCTGCTGCTGATAAAGGCTTTTTATGGTTTTTAATGATGACCATGCTCACCAGGAACAATAAACGGTTCAAGAATTTGAAGGGCTTTTTCCCGTTTTTCAGCAATGAGCTCTGGCGTGCGGGCTTCGGCTAAAAATCTGAGATAAGGTTCAGTGTTTGATGGTCTTACGTTAAACCACCAATTGGGAAATTCAACCCGATAGCCGTCAAAATCAAAGAATGCAGTGGGCATTTCTTCTGCTGTAAAAGCAGCTTTCAGCGCCTCCATGGCTTCTGTTTTTTTATCGATATGGAAGTTAATTTCGCCTGTACCATAGTATTTGCTAATGCCTGCAATAAGCTGCGAAAGTGTGATGCCTTGATCATGAAACTTTTTTACTTCACTCAAAATAATTAAAGCTGCTACATATGCTGAGTCAGAGAAGTAAAAATCACGGAAATAGTAATGGCCAGCCAGTTCACCGCCAAACAGGCCGTCAATTTCGCGAAGTTTTAAA from Lentimicrobiaceae bacterium encodes:
- the pbpC gene encoding penicillin-binding protein 1C, whose amino-acid sequence is MACGFVLFFLLFILFDALFPFRADKIQYSQVIYAADSSLLHAFLSADHKWRLYARHDEITPDLRKSIIFKEDRYFKYHPGFNPLAMVRAAFYNLATGRRTSGASTITMQLARLIKPAPRTYKNKLREVFRAMQLEWHYSKSEILQMYLNLLPFGGNIEGVKSASMIYFGQETGELSLAQVVMLTVIPNNPNALRPGKSYDKLKARRNFWLSKMAEEGLFEKADTDDAIAEPFDRQRFAIPANAPHLSYRLKNVVSGKNGVMTTIQPELQNKVENLVSNHVRLLRSMQITNAAVLVVNNHTLEVEAYVGSAGFYDDLYQGQVDGISALRSPGSTLKPLLYALAFDRGLITPRTVVTDVPSNFNGYRPENYDETYRGKITIEQALALSLNVPAVNLLDRMGNEPFLDALSKSDFKWITRNRQKLGLSVILGGCGTTLQELTALFASFANKGVYHPLKFIKSEKASFSDTLCSQGAAYMISQILTGLKRPDLPQQYTQSADLPQIAWKTGTSYGRRDGWAIGYNRDYTVGVWTGNFRGNGIPELNGTDCAVPLLFNIFRAISPQNKSDWFVPPASLDFRLVCSETGMPPDTFCHQLVMDYFLPGISPSVRCNHLQKQFVNSSNTMSYCRACLPEKGYKEVLYPTYPADLISWYNEMQIPYKVVPAHNPDCPSVKNGGAPTITSLTDGAEYLLIYGRHQQLMLTCNAENGVNKVYWYLNDKFFQSANPSEKVFFTPDAGHYKISCSDDRGRNSDLFIKVTFI
- the ychF gene encoding redox-regulated ATPase YchF gives rise to the protein MALKCGIIGLTNIGKTTLFNCISNTKGQTSNFAYSTNKSNLGQIIVPDDRLYEIDKLIKSARIVPVTVEIVDIPGLAKGASQGEGVGNKFLADIQQTDAIIHVLRCFDDENLPHVEGSINPVRDREIVDLELQIRDLDLVERKILRLEKAAKTGDKDAKHGVEVLTAVKEHLESFQSVRLLEIDDADRRFIDDMYLLTDKPVIYVCNVDDASAVSGNKYVDQFKEAVKEENSEVLVVAGALEAEIAELESPEDRKVFLEDAGLTEPGVNRLVRSAYSILNLMSFFTAGPMEVRAWTIKKGMTAPQAAGVIHSDLERGFIRAEVMKYKDFIELKSEHACRTAGKLFVEGKSYVVEDGDIMHIRFNV
- a CDS encoding DUF2279 domain-containing protein, encoding MVIIKNHKKPLSAAGFCLLLLFCLSIYPFLSFAQHQSSFQAQDTMKPDQLNHNRLKMLIIGGSVIYAGSMTGLYQIWYKNYPQSGFHFINDNREWLQIDKIGHATTAYNVGMAGYETLRWAGLSKRKSAWYGGSLGFMYLTVIEILDGFSKEWGASPGDLLANTFGSAAFISQQLLWDEQRIQIKWSAHPTKFAEFRPEQLGHNHAESLIKDYNGQTYWLSCNIHSFLKKDSRFPKWLNFAAGYGVDGLTGGNSNPAEADGVPLPYFDRRRQYYLAPDIDLSRIKTSSATVNLFLKYLGILKFPLPALEFGKKGVKFHPLYF